A single window of Neisseria chenwenguii DNA harbors:
- a CDS encoding Cof-type HAD-IIB family hydrolase, translated as MKNPKIVFFDIDDTLYRKYTDTLRPSVAQAVRALKARGILTAIATGRPPAGIPKKVREMAAEEGIDLLVTINGQYIEYHGKPLQTYPMDTAKVETMCAYFDSKNIAYAFVGSETIAVSARTEWAEESMRNILPEHPEDKHYYKNRPVYQMLVFYPDAREAELAGKIAEAGLKTVRWHEIAVDMLNQEGSKARGIADAVAKLDIAMKDVMAFGDGLNDLEMLQAVGFGVAMGNGADAAKAVAKHICPSVDEDGVYRGLIELGVIEAV; from the coding sequence ATGAAAAACCCCAAAATCGTATTTTTCGACATCGACGACACCCTTTACCGCAAATATACCGACACCCTGCGCCCCAGTGTCGCCCAAGCCGTGCGCGCCCTCAAAGCGCGCGGCATCCTTACTGCCATCGCCACCGGCCGGCCTCCCGCCGGCATCCCGAAAAAAGTGCGCGAAATGGCTGCCGAAGAAGGCATAGACCTGCTTGTGACCATCAACGGCCAATACATCGAATACCACGGCAAACCGCTGCAAACCTACCCGATGGACACCGCAAAAGTCGAAACCATGTGCGCCTATTTCGACAGCAAAAATATCGCCTACGCCTTTGTCGGCAGCGAAACCATCGCTGTCTCCGCGCGCACCGAATGGGCGGAGGAATCCATGCGCAACATCCTGCCCGAACACCCCGAAGACAAACACTACTACAAAAACCGCCCCGTTTACCAAATGCTGGTTTTCTACCCTGACGCACGCGAAGCCGAACTCGCCGGCAAAATCGCCGAAGCCGGACTGAAAACCGTGCGCTGGCATGAAATTGCCGTCGATATGCTCAATCAGGAAGGCTCGAAAGCACGCGGCATCGCCGATGCCGTGGCCAAACTCGACATAGCCATGAAAGACGTCATGGCCTTCGGCGACGGCCTCAACGATCTCGAAATGCTCCAAGCCGTCGGCTTCGGGGTGGCCATGGGCAACGGAGCAGACGCCGCCAAAGCCGTTGCCAAACACATCTGCCCCAGCGTCGATGAAGACGGCGTGTACCGCGGCTTGATTGAATTGGGCGTGATTGAGGCCGTCTGA
- the nqrM gene encoding (Na+)-NQR maturation NqrM → MKTILLTFSVFLLVILGMAVGYIFKKRAIKGSCGGISALGMKKVCDCDKPCDTLQKKLDEEKKSKGIVVDH, encoded by the coding sequence ATGAAAACCATCCTCCTGACCTTTTCCGTCTTCCTCCTCGTCATCCTCGGCATGGCCGTCGGCTACATCTTCAAAAAACGCGCCATCAAAGGAAGCTGCGGCGGCATCTCCGCGCTGGGCATGAAAAAAGTCTGCGACTGCGACAAACCCTGCGACACCTTGCAGAAAAAACTCGACGAAGAGAAAAAAAGCAAAGGCATCGTGGTCGACCACTAA
- a CDS encoding FAD:protein FMN transferase: MRIPFPLSAVLLFAAALFLAACGKPAPETVTLQGETMGTTYTVKYLSDGQSKLPAPADMKSQLDGLLQEVNRQMSTYAPASEISRFNKMRDTKRALPVSADFAFVTAEALRLNKLTGGALDVTVGPLVNLWGFGPNKEVTREPTAEQIQAAAQAVGTDKIILKQSGNKATLAKTHSETYLDLSSIAKGFGVDKLAQHLEQAGVRNYLVEIGGELRGKGRNAAGQAWRIGIEQPNLVQGSGTQIIVPLDGKALATSGDYRNFHTDKNGNRLSHIIDPATRRPIGHKLASISVIADTAATADGLSTALFVLGEDKALQLAERQNLAVFLIIRDGDGYRTAQSAAFKKLTH, encoded by the coding sequence ATGCGCATTCCGTTTCCGTTGTCCGCCGTCCTCCTGTTTGCCGCCGCATTGTTTCTCGCCGCCTGCGGCAAGCCCGCGCCCGAAACCGTGACCCTGCAAGGCGAAACGATGGGGACGACCTATACCGTCAAATACCTTTCAGACGGCCAAAGCAAGCTGCCCGCGCCCGCCGACATGAAGTCCCAACTCGACGGTCTGCTCCAAGAAGTCAACCGCCAGATGTCCACCTACGCTCCCGCATCCGAAATCAGCCGCTTCAACAAAATGCGCGATACCAAACGCGCGCTGCCCGTTTCCGCCGATTTCGCGTTCGTTACCGCCGAAGCGCTGCGCCTGAACAAACTCACCGGCGGCGCGCTTGATGTTACCGTCGGCCCGCTGGTTAATTTGTGGGGCTTCGGGCCGAACAAAGAAGTGACCCGCGAACCGACCGCCGAACAGATCCAAGCCGCCGCTCAAGCCGTTGGTACGGATAAAATCATTTTAAAACAATCGGGTAACAAAGCCACCCTCGCCAAAACCCACTCCGAAACCTACCTTGATCTTTCCTCCATCGCCAAAGGCTTCGGCGTGGACAAACTCGCGCAACACCTCGAGCAGGCAGGCGTTCGGAATTATTTGGTCGAAATCGGCGGCGAACTGCGCGGCAAAGGCCGCAACGCCGCCGGTCAGGCGTGGCGCATCGGCATCGAGCAGCCCAACCTCGTGCAGGGCAGCGGCACGCAGATTATCGTTCCCCTCGACGGCAAGGCGCTGGCGACCTCGGGCGACTACCGCAACTTCCACACCGATAAAAACGGCAACCGCCTCTCCCACATCATCGACCCCGCAACGCGCCGTCCCATCGGCCACAAACTCGCCTCCATCAGCGTCATCGCCGACACCGCCGCTACCGCAGACGGCCTCTCCACCGCCCTTTTCGTCTTAGGCGAAGACAAAGCCCTGCAACTTGCCGAACGCCAAAACCTCGCCGTTTTCCTGATTATCCGCGACGGCGACGGCTACCGCACCGCCCAATCGGCCGCATTCAAAAAACTGACCCATTAG
- the nqrF gene encoding NADH:ubiquinone reductase (Na(+)-transporting) subunit F: MEIILGIVMFTVIVLVLALMILFAKSKLVNEGDITIKINDDPNKAITMPAGGKLLGALASQGIFVSSACGGGGSCGQCRVVVKSGGGDILPTELSHISKREAKEGCRLSCQVNVKTDMDIELPEEVFGVKKWECTVISNDNKATFIKELKLAIPEGEEVPFRAGGYIQIEAKPHTVAYKDFDIPKEYHEDWDKHNLWRYVSKVDEPIVRAYSMASYPEEKGIIMLNVRIATPPPREPDAPPGQMSSYIWSLKPGDKVTISGPFGEFFAKDTDAEMVFIGGGAGMAPMRSHIFDQLKRLKSKRKISFWYGARSKREMFYVEDFDGLAAENDNFEWHVALSDPLPEDNWDGYTGFIHNVLYENYLKNHEAPEDCEFYMCGPPVMNQAVIKMLKDLGVEDENILLDDFGG, translated from the coding sequence ATGGAAATTATCTTAGGTATTGTGATGTTTACCGTTATCGTCTTGGTTTTGGCGCTCATGATCCTGTTTGCCAAATCCAAGCTCGTCAACGAAGGCGACATCACCATTAAAATCAACGACGATCCCAACAAAGCCATCACCATGCCCGCAGGCGGCAAACTCCTCGGTGCATTGGCTTCGCAAGGCATCTTCGTCTCCTCCGCCTGCGGCGGCGGCGGCTCCTGCGGACAATGCCGCGTCGTTGTCAAAAGCGGCGGCGGCGACATCCTGCCCACCGAGCTTTCCCACATCAGCAAACGCGAAGCCAAAGAAGGCTGCCGCCTCTCCTGCCAGGTCAACGTCAAAACCGACATGGACATCGAGCTGCCCGAAGAAGTCTTCGGCGTCAAAAAATGGGAATGCACCGTCATTTCCAACGACAACAAAGCCACATTTATTAAAGAGCTCAAGCTCGCCATTCCCGAAGGCGAAGAAGTCCCCTTCCGCGCCGGCGGCTACATCCAAATCGAAGCCAAACCCCACACCGTCGCCTACAAAGACTTCGACATCCCCAAGGAATATCACGAAGACTGGGACAAACACAACCTTTGGCGCTACGTCTCCAAAGTTGACGAACCCATCGTCCGCGCCTACTCCATGGCCTCCTATCCCGAAGAAAAAGGCATCATCATGCTCAACGTGCGCATCGCCACCCCGCCGCCGCGCGAGCCCGATGCCCCGCCGGGACAAATGTCGTCCTACATCTGGTCGCTCAAACCCGGCGACAAAGTCACCATCTCCGGTCCCTTCGGCGAATTCTTCGCCAAAGACACCGACGCCGAAATGGTCTTTATCGGCGGCGGCGCCGGCATGGCGCCGATGCGCTCCCACATTTTCGACCAGCTCAAGCGTTTGAAATCCAAACGTAAAATCTCCTTCTGGTACGGTGCACGTTCCAAACGCGAAATGTTCTACGTCGAAGATTTCGACGGCCTCGCCGCCGAAAACGACAACTTCGAATGGCACGTCGCCCTCTCCGACCCGCTGCCCGAAGACAACTGGGACGGCTACACCGGCTTCATTCACAATGTTTTATACGAAAACTACCTGAAAAACCACGAAGCCCCCGAAGACTGCGAGTTTTACATGTGCGGCCCGCCGGTCATGAACCAAGCCGTCATCAAAATGCTCAAAGACTTGGGCGTCGAAGACGAAAACATCCTGCTCGACGACTTCGGCGGATAA
- the nqrE gene encoding NADH:ubiquinone reductase (Na(+)-transporting) subunit E: MEHYLSLFVKSVFIENMALSFFLGMCTFLAVSKKVSTAMGLGIAVTFVLGLSVPANQLVYSLLKDSALVEGVDLTFLKFIVFIGVIAALVQILEMFLDKFFPALYNALGIFLPLITVNCAIFGAVSFMAQREYNFGESVVYGFGAGLGWMLAIVALAGITEKMKYSDAPKGLKGLGITFISGGLMALAFMSFSGIQL, from the coding sequence ATGGAACACTACTTAAGCCTGTTTGTAAAATCCGTTTTCATCGAAAACATGGCACTCTCCTTTTTCCTGGGGATGTGTACCTTTTTGGCTGTCTCCAAAAAAGTCTCCACAGCCATGGGCTTGGGCATTGCCGTGACCTTCGTATTGGGTCTGTCCGTCCCCGCCAACCAGCTCGTTTACTCGCTGCTCAAAGACAGCGCATTGGTTGAAGGCGTCGATTTGACCTTTCTGAAATTCATCGTCTTCATCGGCGTGATTGCCGCGCTGGTACAGATTTTGGAAATGTTTCTCGACAAATTCTTCCCCGCCCTCTACAACGCGCTGGGCATCTTCCTGCCGCTGATTACCGTAAACTGCGCGATTTTCGGCGCCGTCTCCTTTATGGCGCAGCGCGAATACAACTTCGGCGAATCCGTCGTTTACGGTTTCGGCGCAGGCTTGGGCTGGATGCTGGCAATCGTCGCGCTGGCAGGCATCACCGAAAAAATGAAATATTCCGACGCCCCCAAAGGCCTCAAAGGCTTGGGCATTACCTTTATTTCAGGCGGCCTGATGGCGCTGGCGTTCATGTCGTTCTCCGGCATCCAGTTATAA
- a CDS encoding NADH:ubiquinone reductase (Na(+)-transporting) subunit D, which produces MADTKHLKHLMLSPFIENNPIALQVLGICSALAVTTKLETAVVMGISVSLVTGFSSFFISLVRNYIPNSIRIIVQMAIIASLVTLVDQVLQAYAYELSKQLSVFVGLIITNCIVMGRAEAFAMKEPPLESLVDGIGNGAGYGMMLIIVATIRELLGSGKLFGHTILQTVQDGGWYQANGLFLLAPSAFFIIGFLVWALRTWKPEQAEK; this is translated from the coding sequence ATGGCTGATACCAAACACTTGAAACATTTAATGCTTTCCCCGTTTATCGAAAATAATCCGATTGCCTTGCAGGTATTGGGCATCTGCTCGGCGCTGGCGGTCACCACCAAGCTGGAAACCGCCGTCGTCATGGGCATCTCGGTCAGTCTGGTAACGGGATTTTCCAGCTTCTTCATCTCGCTGGTGCGCAACTACATTCCCAACAGCATCCGCATTATCGTTCAGATGGCCATCATCGCCTCGCTGGTGACGCTGGTTGACCAAGTGTTGCAGGCTTACGCCTACGAGCTTTCCAAACAGCTCTCCGTATTCGTCGGCCTGATTATTACCAACTGTATCGTGATGGGCCGCGCCGAAGCGTTTGCCATGAAAGAGCCGCCGCTGGAAAGTCTGGTGGACGGCATCGGCAACGGAGCTGGCTACGGCATGATGCTGATTATCGTCGCCACCATCCGCGAGCTGTTGGGCTCGGGCAAACTGTTCGGCCACACCATCCTGCAAACCGTGCAGGACGGCGGCTGGTATCAGGCCAACGGCCTCTTCCTGCTCGCCCCCAGCGCATTCTTCATCATCGGCTTTTTAGTGTGGGCGCTGCGCACCTGGAAACCTGAGCAAGCGGAGAAATAA
- a CDS encoding Na(+)-translocating NADH-quinone reductase subunit C has product MAKKFNKDNFGGTLAVVTAVSLVCSVIVAGAAVGLKSTQDEQKLLDKQRNILSVAGLLKENTDVKKTYAERIEPRVVDLATGNYVDAPGFDARQAVKDPAQSVQIKPEDDFATLKVRAKYSDVYLVKDEAGKIGQVILPMHGTGLWSVIYAFVAIRPDGNTINGLTYYQQGETAGLGGEIANPLWQKKFVGKKLFDEQGKVAIHVGKGAGADKEHGVDGLSGASLTTKGVHGSFQYWFGANGFGPYLAKLKAEGAK; this is encoded by the coding sequence ATGGCTAAGAAATTCAACAAAGACAACTTCGGCGGCACGCTGGCCGTGGTAACGGCGGTCAGCCTCGTCTGCTCGGTCATCGTCGCAGGCGCCGCCGTCGGCCTCAAATCCACGCAGGACGAGCAGAAACTGCTCGACAAACAGCGCAACATTTTGAGCGTGGCCGGCCTTTTGAAAGAAAACACCGATGTCAAAAAAACCTACGCCGAGCGTATCGAGCCGCGCGTGGTCGATTTAGCAACCGGCAATTATGTGGACGCCCCGGGATTCGACGCGCGCCAAGCGGTTAAAGATCCGGCACAAAGCGTTCAGATCAAACCCGAAGACGACTTCGCCACGCTGAAAGTGCGCGCCAAATATTCCGATGTTTATCTGGTAAAAGACGAAGCGGGTAAAATCGGCCAAGTCATTCTTCCGATGCACGGCACGGGCTTGTGGTCGGTAATTTATGCGTTTGTCGCCATCCGGCCCGACGGCAACACCATCAACGGCCTGACCTACTACCAACAGGGCGAAACCGCAGGTTTGGGCGGCGAAATCGCCAACCCGCTGTGGCAGAAAAAATTCGTCGGCAAAAAGCTGTTTGACGAACAGGGCAAAGTCGCCATCCACGTCGGCAAAGGCGCCGGCGCGGATAAAGAACACGGCGTTGACGGCCTTTCCGGCGCATCGCTCACCACCAAAGGCGTACACGGCTCGTTCCAATACTGGTTCGGCGCAAACGGTTTCGGCCCGTATCTGGCGAAACTCAAAGCAGAAGGAGCAAAATAA
- a CDS encoding NADH:ubiquinone reductase (Na(+)-transporting) subunit B, with amino-acid sequence MGLKHFLEKIEPHFLPGGKHEKWYALYEAAATIFYTPGTVTRKASHVRDALDSKRMMILVWLALFPAMFFGMYNVGAQAFAALTPDLLQQNIAGDWHYALADALGINMSADAGCISKMLFGAIFFLPIYATVFVVGGFWEVLFATVRKHEINEGFFVTSILFALIVPPSLPLWQAALGITFGVVVAKEVFGGTGKNFMNPALAGRAFLFFAYPANLTGDTVWTAVDGFSGATALGQWSAEGLSGLKNAVTGQPITWMDAFIGNIPGSIGEVSTLALLIGGAIIVFARIASWRIIAGVMIGMVATSLLFNSIGSETNPMFAMPWYWHLVLGGFAIGMLFMATDPVSASFTNTGKWWYGALIGVMCVLIRVVNPAYPEGMMLAILFANLFAPIFDYFVAQANIKRRKARSNG; translated from the coding sequence ATGGGCTTGAAACATTTTTTGGAAAAAATCGAACCCCACTTTCTGCCCGGCGGCAAACATGAAAAGTGGTACGCGCTCTATGAAGCGGCGGCAACGATTTTCTACACGCCCGGTACGGTAACGCGCAAAGCGTCGCACGTCCGCGATGCGCTCGATTCCAAGCGCATGATGATTTTGGTTTGGCTGGCGCTGTTTCCCGCGATGTTTTTCGGGATGTACAACGTCGGCGCGCAGGCTTTTGCCGCGCTAACTCCCGACCTGCTCCAGCAGAACATCGCGGGCGACTGGCATTATGCGCTGGCCGACGCGCTGGGCATCAATATGTCGGCCGACGCTGGCTGCATCAGCAAAATGCTGTTCGGCGCAATTTTCTTCCTGCCGATTTACGCGACGGTGTTTGTGGTCGGCGGTTTTTGGGAAGTTTTGTTCGCCACCGTGCGCAAACACGAAATCAACGAGGGTTTCTTCGTTACGTCGATTCTGTTCGCCTTAATCGTGCCCCCCTCCCTGCCGCTGTGGCAGGCTGCACTGGGGATTACTTTCGGCGTGGTCGTAGCGAAAGAAGTGTTCGGCGGCACGGGCAAAAACTTTATGAACCCCGCGCTGGCCGGCCGTGCGTTTCTGTTTTTCGCCTATCCGGCCAACCTGACCGGCGACACTGTTTGGACGGCGGTTGACGGCTTTTCCGGCGCGACAGCGCTGGGTCAGTGGTCTGCCGAAGGTTTGTCGGGCTTGAAAAATGCCGTCACCGGCCAGCCGATTACTTGGATGGATGCGTTTATCGGCAATATTCCGGGCTCTATCGGCGAAGTTTCCACCCTCGCCCTGCTGATCGGCGGCGCAATTATCGTGTTTGCCCGCATCGCGTCTTGGCGCATCATTGCCGGCGTGATGATCGGTATGGTCGCCACTTCGCTGCTGTTTAACAGTATCGGCTCGGAAACCAACCCGATGTTTGCCATGCCGTGGTATTGGCATTTGGTACTCGGCGGCTTCGCCATCGGTATGCTGTTTATGGCGACCGACCCTGTTTCCGCTTCGTTTACCAACACCGGCAAATGGTGGTACGGCGCATTGATCGGCGTGATGTGCGTATTGATCCGCGTCGTCAACCCCGCCTACCCCGAAGGCATGATGTTGGCAATCCTGTTTGCCAACCTGTTTGCACCGATTTTCGACTACTTCGTCGCACAAGCGAACATCAAACGCAGAAAGGCGCGCAGCAATGGCTAA